The following are encoded together in the Cryptosporangium minutisporangium genome:
- a CDS encoding acetyl-CoA C-acetyltransferase has protein sequence MAGTTADGGTTPTDESKPKGRRAARSGAASGAPGAPGAPRRVAVVGGNRIPFARQFGPYARASNQDMLTAALDGLVARYGLTGRVLGEVVAGAVIKHSRDFNLTRETVLATALDPRTPAYDIQQACGTGLEAAILVANKIALGQIDWGIAGGVDTASDAPLVLNEKFRQLLLTFNRAKTTSQRLALLPRLRPGFLVPEIPRNAEPRTGLSMGDHAALTAAAWEVGRAEQDELAAASHRNLAAAYERGFFDDLITPYLGLERDQNLRPNSSVEKLATLKPVFGKGPNATMTAGNSTPLTDGASAVLLASEEKAAAHGLPVLAWFTHCETAAVDFVHGDEGLLMAPAYAVPRMLARAGLTLQDFDYYEIHEAFASQVLATLKAWEDPAFCKEKLGLDAPLGSIDRSRLNVNGSSLAAGHPFAATGGRIVATAAKLLAEKGSGRALISICAAGGLGVTAILER, from the coding sequence ATGGCGGGCACTACGGCTGACGGCGGTACTACCCCGACCGACGAGTCGAAACCCAAGGGCCGGCGGGCGGCTCGGAGCGGAGCCGCTTCGGGTGCGCCGGGGGCGCCGGGGGCGCCGCGGCGGGTAGCGGTGGTGGGCGGGAACCGGATCCCGTTCGCGCGGCAATTCGGCCCGTACGCGCGGGCGTCCAACCAGGACATGCTCACCGCGGCGCTCGACGGGCTGGTGGCCCGGTACGGCCTGACCGGTCGGGTACTCGGCGAGGTGGTCGCGGGTGCGGTGATCAAGCACAGCCGCGACTTCAACCTGACCAGGGAGACGGTGCTGGCCACCGCGCTCGACCCCCGGACACCGGCCTACGACATCCAGCAGGCCTGCGGCACCGGGCTGGAGGCGGCGATTCTCGTCGCGAACAAGATCGCGCTGGGTCAGATCGACTGGGGCATCGCCGGCGGCGTCGACACCGCGAGCGACGCCCCGCTGGTGCTCAACGAGAAGTTCCGGCAGCTGCTGCTGACGTTCAACCGGGCGAAGACGACGTCCCAGCGGTTGGCGTTGTTACCGCGGTTGCGGCCAGGCTTCCTGGTCCCCGAGATCCCGCGGAACGCCGAGCCGCGGACCGGCCTGTCGATGGGTGACCACGCGGCGCTCACCGCCGCGGCGTGGGAGGTCGGCCGCGCCGAGCAGGACGAGCTGGCGGCGGCGAGCCACCGCAACCTGGCCGCGGCGTACGAACGCGGCTTCTTCGACGACCTGATCACGCCGTACCTGGGGCTGGAGCGCGACCAGAACCTCCGGCCGAACTCGTCCGTCGAGAAGCTCGCGACTCTGAAGCCGGTCTTCGGCAAGGGTCCGAACGCCACGATGACGGCGGGCAACTCGACACCGCTCACCGACGGGGCCTCGGCGGTGCTGCTCGCCTCGGAGGAGAAGGCCGCTGCGCACGGGCTGCCGGTGCTGGCGTGGTTCACGCACTGCGAGACCGCGGCCGTCGACTTCGTGCACGGCGACGAAGGGCTGCTGATGGCGCCGGCATACGCGGTGCCGCGGATGCTCGCGAGGGCCGGGCTGACGCTGCAGGACTTCGACTACTACGAGATCCACGAGGCGTTCGCGTCGCAGGTGCTGGCGACGCTGAAGGCCTGGGAGGACCCGGCGTTCTGCAAGGAGAAGCTCGGTCTGGACGCTCCGCTCGGGTCGATCGACCGGTCTCGTCTGAACGTCAACGGTTCGTCGCTGGCAGCGGGGCACCCGTTCGCGGCGACCGGCGGGCGCATCGTCGCCACCGCAGCGAAGCTCCTGGCCGAGAAGGGGTCGGGTCGCGCCCTGATCAGCATCTGCGCCGCCGGCGGCCTAGGCGTCACCGCTATCCTCGAGCGCTGA
- a CDS encoding 3-oxoacyl-ACP reductase, with protein MRDRYQQLVTSSPGRFLARRVGLPEPPVLRRHRTGDPVAAGPVVLGSAPGGRLAKSIRPVLAAADVTVREPGPRAEARPVGQKPHALVFDATGITRSEQLRALYEFFSPQVRSVAPNGRIVVLGTPPEHCADFREATAQRALEGFTRSTGKEVKRGVTSQLVYVTPGAEDGIESTLRFLLSGRSAYVSGQVIRIGPSDVTAPDDWQRPLAGKVAVVTGAARGIGESIVDVLSRDGAHVVCVDVPSAASALADVAVRVGGSTLTLDVTADDAPRTLAEHLVDGVDIVVHNAGVTRDRTLGRMEPARWDLVLDVNLSSEERINDVLLDQNVLRTGGRIIATSSIAGIAGNMGQTNYATSKAGVIGMVQSLAPTLASRGSTINAVAPGFIETQMTAAVPLVIREAGRRMNSMTQGGRPVDVAETVAWFASPGSAGVNGNVVRVCGQSLLGA; from the coding sequence ATGCGCGACCGCTACCAGCAGCTCGTCACGTCCTCCCCGGGTCGCTTCCTGGCCCGCCGCGTCGGCTTACCCGAGCCGCCCGTCCTCCGCCGCCACCGGACCGGTGACCCGGTCGCGGCCGGTCCGGTGGTGCTGGGGTCGGCGCCCGGCGGCCGGCTCGCCAAGTCGATCCGCCCGGTCCTGGCCGCAGCCGACGTCACCGTGCGCGAACCGGGCCCGCGCGCCGAAGCCCGCCCGGTTGGCCAGAAGCCGCACGCGCTGGTCTTCGACGCCACCGGTATCACCCGCAGCGAGCAGCTCCGCGCGCTCTACGAATTCTTCTCCCCGCAGGTGCGCTCGGTGGCGCCGAACGGCCGGATCGTCGTTCTCGGCACGCCGCCGGAGCACTGCGCCGACTTCCGCGAAGCGACCGCCCAGCGAGCCCTGGAGGGCTTCACCCGCTCGACCGGCAAGGAGGTCAAGCGCGGCGTCACGTCGCAGTTGGTCTACGTGACGCCGGGGGCGGAGGACGGCATTGAGTCGACGCTCCGCTTCCTGCTCTCCGGCCGGTCGGCCTACGTCTCCGGTCAGGTGATCCGGATCGGCCCATCCGACGTGACAGCGCCCGACGACTGGCAGCGACCGCTCGCCGGCAAGGTCGCCGTCGTCACCGGCGCCGCGCGGGGCATCGGCGAGTCGATCGTCGACGTGCTCTCCCGGGACGGCGCCCACGTGGTCTGCGTCGACGTCCCGTCGGCGGCCTCCGCACTGGCCGACGTCGCCGTGCGCGTCGGCGGCTCGACGCTCACCCTCGACGTCACCGCCGACGACGCGCCCCGCACGCTGGCCGAGCACCTCGTCGACGGCGTGGACATCGTCGTGCACAACGCCGGGGTCACCCGCGACCGCACGCTCGGCCGGATGGAACCCGCTCGCTGGGACCTCGTCCTCGACGTCAACCTCAGCAGCGAAGAGCGCATCAACGACGTCCTGCTCGACCAGAACGTGCTACGCACCGGTGGCCGCATCATCGCGACGTCCTCGATCGCCGGCATCGCCGGAAACATGGGACAGACGAACTACGCCACCAGCAAAGCCGGCGTGATCGGCATGGTGCAGTCGCTGGCGCCGACGCTCGCCTCCCGCGGCAGCACGATCAACGCGGTGGCGCCCGGGTTCATCGAGACCCAGATGACCGCCGCGGTCCCGCTGGTGATCCGCGAGGCCGGCCGGCGGATGAACAGCATGACCCAGGGCGGTCGGCCGGTGGACGTCGCGGAGACCGTCGCCTGGTTCGCCTCCCCCGGCTCCGCCGGGGTGAACGGCAACGTGGTCCGCGTCTGCGGCCAGAGCCTCCTGGGCGCGTGA
- a CDS encoding MaoC/PaaZ C-terminal domain-containing protein, protein MNDNTDATPRADGSPAGGSGPVRVLERAPNLAVLYPKALLKRGGGKELPDTRLVLRDVAVDQERLADYARVCGFGLGSTLPGTYPHVLAFPLAIALMSEPKFPFPLPGIVHIGNTISQLRPIAPTEPLTFEVTAEGLRPHRRGRQFDVVTHARIGDETVWRGVATYLRRGSGSHPDDGGGPEAASADGDSDGAAALASDYVVDGTGDGPAPTAVWRVPGSIGRAYASASGDRNPIHLHPLTAKLYGFPRAIAHGMWVKARCLAALGGRLPDAYTVDVRFAKPVLLPTTVEFGAREAAGGWDLSVASKGRPHLTGRALRE, encoded by the coding sequence ATGAACGACAACACCGACGCGACGCCGCGCGCCGACGGTTCCCCTGCGGGCGGATCGGGGCCGGTACGCGTGCTCGAGCGGGCACCGAACCTTGCGGTGCTCTACCCCAAGGCCCTGCTGAAGCGAGGAGGCGGGAAGGAGCTGCCCGACACGCGGCTGGTGCTCCGCGACGTGGCGGTGGACCAGGAGCGGCTCGCGGACTACGCCCGGGTGTGCGGGTTCGGCCTGGGGAGCACGCTCCCCGGCACCTACCCGCACGTGCTGGCGTTCCCGCTCGCGATCGCGCTGATGTCGGAGCCGAAGTTCCCGTTCCCCCTGCCCGGCATCGTCCACATCGGCAACACGATCAGCCAGCTCCGGCCGATCGCTCCCACCGAGCCGCTGACTTTCGAGGTCACCGCCGAGGGCCTGCGCCCGCACCGGCGTGGGCGCCAGTTCGACGTGGTCACGCACGCGCGGATCGGCGACGAGACGGTGTGGCGCGGCGTCGCCACGTACCTCCGCCGCGGCTCGGGCAGCCATCCGGACGACGGCGGTGGCCCCGAGGCCGCCTCGGCGGACGGCGACTCGGACGGCGCCGCTGCCCTCGCGTCGGACTACGTAGTGGACGGGACCGGGGACGGGCCCGCACCGACCGCGGTCTGGCGGGTACCCGGATCGATCGGGCGCGCCTACGCGTCGGCCTCGGGCGACCGCAACCCGATCCACCTGCACCCGCTCACCGCGAAACTGTACGGGTTCCCGCGTGCGATCGCGCACGGGATGTGGGTGAAGGCCCGCTGCCTGGCCGCGCTCGGCGGACGCCTGCCGGACGCGTACACAGTGGACGTCCGGTTCGCCAAACCGGTACTGCTGCCGACGACTGTGGAGTTCGGCGCGCGCGAGGCGGCTGGCGGCTGGGACCTGTCAGTGGCGTCGAAAGGACGCCCGCACCTCACTGGACGGGCGCTCCGGGAGTAG
- a CDS encoding SAM-dependent methyltransferase, whose protein sequence is MEQHEDARLADILPSDIEPERPSAARVYDYYLGGSHNFAVDRAMAEQAIRILPELPANMRANRAFLRRAVRYMISQGVRQFLDLGSGIPTVGNVHEVALSEASDARVVYVDIDPVAVAHSQSILEPVPAATVVQADITDPTTVLGHARQHLDFSRPVGVLMIALLHFVPESANPGALVARYRDVLAPGSFLGISHGTSDEQGERGPAMEALYSRSANPLVSRDRAAIERLFDGFELVEPGVVFVPLWRPEPGALPAATPPERTATYAGVGRVR, encoded by the coding sequence GTGGAACAGCACGAGGACGCCCGCCTCGCCGACATACTCCCATCGGACATCGAGCCGGAACGACCCAGCGCAGCCAGGGTCTACGATTACTACCTCGGTGGATCTCACAATTTCGCGGTCGACCGTGCGATGGCCGAACAGGCTATTCGTATTCTCCCGGAATTACCGGCGAACATGCGCGCCAATCGGGCTTTTCTGCGTCGCGCAGTCCGATACATGATCTCGCAAGGCGTGCGGCAATTCCTCGATTTGGGATCGGGAATTCCCACCGTGGGCAACGTGCACGAGGTCGCGCTGAGTGAGGCGTCGGACGCTCGCGTGGTCTACGTGGACATCGACCCGGTCGCGGTCGCACACAGCCAATCCATTCTGGAGCCCGTTCCGGCGGCGACGGTCGTGCAGGCCGACATCACCGACCCGACGACCGTCCTCGGGCACGCTCGGCAGCACCTGGACTTCAGCCGGCCGGTCGGCGTGCTGATGATTGCGCTGCTGCATTTCGTGCCGGAGTCGGCGAACCCTGGCGCGCTGGTGGCCCGGTACCGCGACGTGCTGGCGCCCGGCAGCTTCCTCGGGATCTCGCACGGCACCTCCGACGAGCAGGGCGAGCGCGGGCCTGCGATGGAGGCGCTCTACTCGCGCAGCGCGAATCCGCTGGTGTCCCGCGACCGGGCGGCGATCGAGCGGCTGTTCGACGGCTTCGAGCTCGTCGAGCCTGGCGTCGTCTTCGTTCCGCTCTGGCGCCCCGAACCCGGTGCGCTGCCCGCTGCCACTCCGCCGGAGCGCACGGCGACCTATGCCGGCGTCGGGCGCGTGCGGTGA
- a CDS encoding glutamate--cysteine ligase, giving the protein MIGDTARITRHASAAEYGDEVTERVGATIGVEEEFHVLDPATGDLVPEALALLAHPSDDQEHEPEAELLRSAIETATPVCRSLAEARTEVIASRRALIKAASEHDVAVATAGTVPASGLRSMGVYPKERYRQMAAEYQQLVREQAVCAFQVQVGVPNRDLAVGIVGQIQPWLPVLLALSASSPFFADTDTGYASYRTIVWSRWPTAGPVHGFRSAAEYDETVRTLVASGIIRDPGMVYFDARPSARYPTVEIRITDGCPRVDDVVLLTGLGRALVVTAADELARGIAPVNVRPELLRAANWRAARSGLGGELLSPGTGEAVPAAEVVRRLLEHVGPALDQNGDTDEVQALLADLVTRGTSADRQREALGRRGTLSDVATQLVNETRAGIDD; this is encoded by the coding sequence ATGATCGGTGACACCGCACGGATCACCCGCCACGCGTCGGCCGCGGAGTACGGCGACGAGGTCACCGAGCGAGTGGGCGCCACGATCGGAGTCGAGGAGGAGTTCCACGTCCTCGACCCGGCCACCGGGGATCTCGTCCCGGAGGCGCTCGCCCTGCTCGCGCACCCCAGCGACGACCAGGAGCACGAGCCCGAGGCCGAGCTGCTGCGCTCGGCGATCGAAACCGCGACGCCGGTCTGCCGCAGCCTCGCCGAGGCCCGGACCGAGGTGATCGCGAGCCGCCGCGCGCTGATCAAGGCGGCGTCCGAGCACGACGTGGCGGTCGCCACCGCCGGTACCGTGCCGGCGTCCGGCCTCCGCTCGATGGGGGTCTACCCCAAGGAGCGGTACCGCCAGATGGCGGCCGAGTACCAGCAGCTCGTCCGGGAACAGGCGGTCTGTGCGTTCCAGGTGCAGGTCGGGGTCCCGAATCGTGACCTGGCGGTCGGGATCGTCGGGCAGATCCAGCCCTGGTTGCCGGTACTCCTGGCGCTGTCGGCCAGCTCGCCCTTCTTCGCCGACACCGACACCGGGTACGCGTCCTACCGGACGATCGTCTGGTCGCGCTGGCCGACCGCGGGCCCGGTGCACGGATTCCGCTCCGCGGCCGAGTACGACGAGACGGTCCGGACGCTCGTCGCGAGCGGCATCATCCGCGACCCGGGGATGGTGTACTTCGACGCCCGGCCCTCGGCGCGGTACCCGACCGTCGAAATCCGGATCACCGACGGCTGCCCGCGGGTGGACGACGTCGTCCTGCTCACCGGTCTGGGCCGGGCGCTGGTGGTCACTGCGGCGGACGAACTCGCGCGCGGTATCGCCCCGGTCAACGTACGTCCCGAGCTGCTGCGGGCAGCGAACTGGCGAGCGGCTCGCTCCGGGCTGGGCGGCGAACTCCTGAGCCCCGGCACTGGCGAGGCGGTTCCCGCCGCCGAGGTCGTCCGCCGGTTGCTCGAGCACGTCGGTCCGGCGCTGGACCAGAACGGTGACACCGACGAGGTGCAGGCGCTGCTCGCCGATCTGGTCACCAGGGGCACATCCGCCGACCGGCAGCGGGAGGCGTTGGGACGCCGGGGCACGCTGAGTGACGTCGCCACGCAGCTGGTCAACGAGACCCGGGCAGGCATCGACGATTGA
- a CDS encoding TetR/AcrR family transcriptional regulator: protein MLDAATAVFSERGFHAASMDEIAERAGISKPMVYLYLGSKGELFSACIRRAGAQLTESISAAADPELPAEQQLWAAVQAFFHFVGAHRDAWAVMFRQARGEGEFAGEVAGIRSLVIGNVADLFARAIHSAGAIDPGPDELQALAHALVGTGESMAEWLLDHPAEEPETAATRLMNVLWMGLGSLIRGEVWRTSTPGAPVQ, encoded by the coding sequence ATGCTGGACGCAGCCACCGCCGTCTTCTCCGAGCGGGGCTTTCACGCCGCCTCGATGGACGAGATCGCCGAGCGTGCCGGGATCTCCAAGCCCATGGTCTACCTCTACCTGGGCTCCAAAGGCGAGCTGTTCAGCGCCTGTATTCGTCGCGCCGGTGCCCAGCTGACCGAGTCGATCAGCGCGGCGGCCGACCCCGAACTACCCGCCGAGCAACAGCTCTGGGCCGCGGTCCAAGCCTTCTTCCACTTCGTCGGCGCGCACCGTGACGCCTGGGCCGTGATGTTCCGCCAGGCCCGCGGCGAGGGCGAGTTCGCCGGTGAGGTGGCCGGGATCCGCAGCCTCGTGATCGGCAACGTCGCCGACCTGTTCGCCCGCGCGATCCATTCGGCCGGCGCGATCGACCCGGGCCCCGACGAGCTGCAGGCGCTGGCCCACGCGCTCGTCGGAACCGGCGAGTCGATGGCCGAGTGGCTGTTGGACCACCCGGCCGAGGAGCCGGAGACCGCGGCCACCCGACTGATGAACGTGCTCTGGATGGGGCTCGGAAGCCTCATCCGGGGTGAGGTGTGGCGGACATCTACTCCCGGAGCGCCCGTCCAGTGA
- a CDS encoding alpha-amylase family protein: MPEHWYREAVVYCCDVETFQDSNGDGVGDFPGLTSRLDYLARLGVTCLWLNPIHPTPNRDDGYDVADFYTVDPRLGTLGDFAEMLHEAGNRGIQVIIDLVVNHTSNQHPWFQSARQSPDSPYRDWYVWSETEPKDRREGMVFPGEQKETWSYDRTAKAWFYHRFYDFMPDLNIANPEVRAEIKRIAAFWVQLGVAGFRMDAAPFVIEATPQSPKDFEFLTELRAHLQWRRGDSVILAEANVPAEELPLFFGDSGGSANRLNMLFDFTLNARMMLALARSDAEPVIDALRDTPKLPESAQWATFLRNHDEVDLSKLTAEQRSDVFAEFGPDKDMQLYERGIRRRLAPMLGNDRRRIELAYAMQFSLRGTPVIRYGEEIGMGDDLSLNGRDSIRTPMQWTPGLNAGFSRGNELVRPVISDGEYGHQTLNVVSQQQDPGSLLSWFERMIRTLRQCPEVGLGGCSVVDVPMPRHVLAHQADQAERGAMVFLHNLADEEVTVDLSTLGEKAEDPYELLADRNYPPVDETLSKISLAGYGYRWIRLRDSTGRRTGGQATRGGLA, encoded by the coding sequence ATGCCTGAGCACTGGTACCGCGAGGCGGTCGTCTACTGCTGTGACGTCGAGACGTTCCAAGACTCCAACGGTGACGGGGTCGGCGACTTCCCCGGCCTGACGAGCCGTCTCGATTACCTGGCCCGCCTCGGCGTGACCTGCCTCTGGCTCAACCCCATCCACCCGACGCCCAACCGCGACGACGGGTACGACGTCGCCGACTTCTACACGGTCGATCCGCGGCTGGGCACGCTCGGCGACTTCGCCGAGATGCTGCACGAGGCAGGCAACCGGGGCATCCAGGTGATCATCGACCTGGTCGTGAACCACACGTCGAACCAGCACCCGTGGTTCCAGAGCGCCCGGCAGAGCCCCGATTCCCCGTACCGCGACTGGTACGTCTGGTCCGAGACCGAGCCGAAGGACCGCCGGGAAGGCATGGTCTTCCCCGGCGAGCAGAAGGAGACCTGGAGCTACGACCGCACCGCGAAGGCCTGGTTCTACCACCGCTTCTACGACTTCATGCCCGACCTCAACATCGCGAATCCCGAGGTCAGGGCCGAGATCAAGCGGATAGCGGCGTTCTGGGTCCAGCTCGGTGTCGCCGGTTTCCGGATGGACGCGGCGCCGTTCGTCATCGAGGCCACCCCGCAGTCCCCTAAGGACTTCGAGTTCCTCACCGAGCTCCGCGCCCACCTGCAGTGGCGACGCGGCGACTCGGTGATCCTCGCCGAGGCGAACGTGCCCGCCGAGGAGCTCCCGCTGTTCTTCGGTGACTCCGGCGGCTCCGCCAACCGCCTGAACATGCTGTTCGACTTCACGCTCAACGCGCGGATGATGCTCGCGCTGGCCCGTAGCGACGCCGAGCCGGTGATCGACGCGCTCCGCGACACCCCGAAGCTTCCCGAGTCCGCGCAGTGGGCGACGTTCCTGCGCAACCACGACGAGGTCGACCTCTCCAAGCTCACCGCCGAGCAGCGCAGCGACGTCTTCGCCGAGTTCGGCCCGGATAAGGACATGCAGCTCTACGAGCGGGGCATCCGCCGGCGGCTGGCCCCGATGCTCGGCAACGACCGACGTCGGATCGAACTCGCCTACGCCATGCAGTTCTCGCTGCGCGGCACCCCGGTGATCCGCTACGGCGAAGAGATCGGGATGGGCGACGACTTGTCGCTGAACGGCCGTGACTCCATCCGGACGCCGATGCAGTGGACGCCGGGCCTGAACGCCGGCTTCTCTCGCGGCAACGAGCTGGTACGCCCGGTGATCAGCGACGGCGAGTACGGCCACCAGACGCTCAACGTCGTGTCCCAGCAGCAGGACCCCGGCTCGCTGCTGAGCTGGTTCGAGCGCATGATCCGGACGCTGCGGCAGTGCCCGGAGGTCGGCCTCGGAGGCTGCAGCGTCGTCGACGTCCCGATGCCCCGACACGTCCTCGCGCACCAGGCCGACCAGGCCGAGCGCGGTGCGATGGTCTTCCTGCACAACCTCGCAGACGAGGAGGTGACGGTTGATCTTTCGACTTTGGGGGAAAAGGCTGAAGACCCGTACGAACTACTCGCAGACAGGAACTATCCGCCGGTGGACGAGACGTTGAGCAAGATTTCTCTCGCTGGCTACGGCTACCGCTGGATCCGGCTCCGCGACAGCACCGGACGTCGTACCGGCGGCCAGGCCACGCGCGGAGGCCTCGCATGA
- a CDS encoding putative bifunctional diguanylate cyclase/phosphodiesterase — MLGRRWAAAIGDTSYVTVGDAQLALLLQDLVDRLRTAVRADPPDTATAERAGAALVGAHFTGVDALQRSIAMLANELDREARTRSGVWTIIGAFAAGYTRALRNVTLEEQESIRRADLIARTRTEQALRASDARFRAVFTGAAVAIGIGDVQGSLLDVNPGLCAMLGYSADELRGRSVLSLVHPDDVADVAAEVYRALTEGGREHVRVEKRFVRRNGESIWGLLTVSMVPGEDGQPGYVVAVGEDVTDLHRLQTTLRYQAMHDPLTGLPNRAMLSERMDQAFATAGTDARLGILFIDLDGFKVINDTLGHDIGDRLLVTVAKRLDRGVSRAEPFSTSGLLDDRATSAELGRNEFSRHLVARMGGDEFVVLVEQSGGEGEMTALAEKLLAELAAPCRIGEHLLTVSASIGVVERAVAETDRAELMRAADITLYWAKADGRNRWALYDPRRSEAEVARYAISASMPAGLERGEFYLEYQPITALEDGTMRGLEALVRWRHPTFGAMRPDDFIGIAEDTGLIVPLGRWVLEQACREAQAWAALTERPPFVSVNVAARQAADPALVDEVRAVLEQTGLPPQRLQLELTESALMGPAPIETLRALADLGCRIAIDDFGTGYSNLAYLRSLPVKSLKLASLFVAGLQPLPGPGGELETDDTDAQIVATLVSLARTLRLTVTAEGIETSTQVERLREIGCHLGQGWLFGTPMPPDEVRKLLLG, encoded by the coding sequence ATGCTGGGGCGGCGTTGGGCCGCCGCGATCGGCGATACCAGTTACGTGACCGTCGGCGACGCCCAGCTGGCCCTCCTGCTCCAGGATCTCGTCGACCGGCTCCGCACCGCCGTCCGTGCCGATCCGCCGGACACCGCGACCGCCGAGCGGGCCGGCGCCGCGCTCGTCGGGGCGCACTTCACCGGCGTCGACGCCCTCCAGCGGTCGATCGCGATGCTCGCGAACGAGCTCGACCGCGAGGCCCGCACCCGCAGCGGCGTCTGGACGATCATCGGCGCGTTCGCGGCCGGGTACACCCGTGCGCTTCGGAACGTCACGTTGGAGGAGCAGGAATCCATCCGGCGCGCCGACCTGATCGCGCGCACCCGCACCGAGCAGGCGCTGCGGGCCAGCGACGCTCGCTTCCGGGCCGTGTTCACCGGTGCCGCGGTCGCGATCGGAATCGGCGACGTGCAGGGCTCGCTGCTCGACGTCAACCCCGGGCTCTGCGCGATGCTCGGCTACTCCGCGGACGAGCTGCGCGGCCGGTCGGTGCTGAGCCTGGTGCACCCGGACGACGTCGCGGACGTGGCGGCGGAGGTCTACCGCGCCCTCACCGAGGGTGGCCGCGAGCACGTGCGGGTGGAGAAGCGGTTCGTCCGACGGAACGGCGAGTCGATCTGGGGCCTGCTCACGGTCTCGATGGTGCCCGGCGAGGACGGCCAGCCCGGTTACGTCGTCGCGGTGGGGGAGGACGTCACCGACCTGCACCGGCTGCAGACGACGCTGCGCTACCAGGCGATGCACGACCCGCTGACCGGCCTGCCGAACCGGGCGATGCTCTCCGAGCGAATGGACCAGGCGTTCGCGACCGCCGGCACCGACGCACGGCTCGGCATCCTCTTCATCGACCTCGACGGCTTCAAGGTCATCAACGACACGCTGGGGCACGACATCGGCGACCGGCTGCTGGTGACCGTCGCCAAGAGGCTCGACCGCGGGGTGAGCCGCGCCGAACCCTTCTCGACCTCCGGCCTTCTCGACGATCGCGCGACCTCGGCGGAGCTCGGTCGGAACGAGTTCAGCCGCCACCTGGTGGCCCGGATGGGCGGTGACGAGTTCGTCGTCCTGGTCGAGCAGTCGGGCGGCGAGGGCGAGATGACCGCGCTGGCCGAGAAGCTGCTGGCCGAGCTGGCCGCGCCGTGCCGGATCGGCGAGCACCTGCTGACCGTGTCGGCGAGCATCGGCGTCGTCGAGCGGGCGGTCGCCGAGACCGATCGCGCCGAGCTGATGCGCGCCGCCGACATCACTCTGTACTGGGCCAAAGCAGACGGCCGGAACCGCTGGGCGCTGTACGACCCGCGACGCAGCGAGGCCGAGGTCGCGCGGTACGCGATCTCCGCGTCGATGCCCGCCGGCCTGGAGAGAGGCGAGTTCTACCTGGAGTACCAGCCGATCACCGCCCTCGAGGACGGGACGATGCGCGGGCTGGAGGCGCTGGTCCGCTGGCGTCACCCCACGTTCGGCGCGATGCGTCCGGACGACTTCATCGGCATCGCCGAGGACACCGGGCTGATCGTGCCGCTCGGCCGCTGGGTACTGGAGCAGGCCTGCCGGGAAGCGCAGGCGTGGGCGGCCCTCACCGAACGGCCGCCGTTCGTCAGCGTCAACGTCGCGGCCCGGCAGGCCGCGGATCCCGCGCTGGTCGACGAGGTCCGCGCGGTACTGGAGCAGACCGGCCTGCCACCCCAGCGACTGCAGCTGGAGCTCACCGAGAGCGCGCTGATGGGCCCTGCCCCGATCGAGACGCTGCGTGCGCTAGCCGATCTGGGCTGCCGCATCGCGATCGACGACTTCGGGACCGGCTACTCGAACCTGGCGTACTTGCGATCGCTACCGGTGAAGAGCCTCAAGCTGGCCTCGCTGTTCGTGGCGGGCCTGCAACCCCTGCCCGGCCCGGGTGGAGAGCTCGAAACCGACGACACCGACGCACAGATCGTCGCGACGCTGGTGTCGCTGGCGCGCACGCTGCGGCTGACCGTCACCGCTGAGGGCATCGAGACCAGCACGCAGGTCGAGCGGCTCCGCGAGATCGGCTGCCACCTCGGCCAGGGGTGGCTGTTCGGCACCCCGATGCCCCCGGACGAGGTGCGGAAGCTCCTCCTGGGCTAA